One window of Anaerolineales bacterium genomic DNA carries:
- the crcB gene encoding fluoride efflux transporter CrcB — MNKFIIIGFGGFIGSILRYVLSGYVQGMSNSIAFPYGTLAVNLAGCLIIGFLSQIAESQGAFTPEMRGFLFVGLLGGFTTFSTFGNETFNLMRDSEYMSALFNLAVHIMLGLGAVWLGHALAYSIWR, encoded by the coding sequence ATGAACAAATTCATCATCATTGGGTTCGGCGGATTTATCGGCTCCATCCTGCGGTATGTCCTCAGCGGATATGTGCAGGGGATGTCGAATAGCATTGCTTTTCCTTACGGCACGCTCGCAGTCAACCTTGCGGGTTGTTTGATCATAGGCTTTCTTTCGCAGATCGCCGAATCTCAAGGGGCGTTTACGCCTGAAATGCGCGGCTTTTTGTTCGTTGGACTGCTGGGCGGATTCACCACCTTTTCAACGTTTGGGAATGAAACTTTTAATCTGATGCGCGACAGTGAATATATGTCGGCGCTTTTCAACCTGGCTGTGCATATCATGCTCGGCTTGGGGGCGGTCTGGCTGGGCCACGCACTCGCTTATTCGATCTGGAGGTAA
- a CDS encoding cyclic-di-AMP receptor yields the protein MKLIIVIVKGDDAETLTQAFTAANFRVTRVASTGGFLRRGVATMLLGVDESQVDKVIQTVRDALPPRGDEKRATLFVLPISHYEQV from the coding sequence ATGAAACTGATCATTGTCATCGTAAAGGGCGATGACGCCGAAACCCTGACACAGGCATTCACCGCCGCAAATTTCCGCGTGACGCGCGTCGCATCCACGGGCGGCTTTTTGCGCCGCGGCGTGGCGACCATGCTATTGGGCGTGGATGAATCGCAAGTCGATAAGGTCATTCAAACCGTGCGTGATGCGCTCCCTCCCAGGGGCGATGAAAAACGCGCCACACTTTTCGTCCTGCCCATCAGCCATTACGAACAAGTATGA
- a CDS encoding glucosyl-3-phosphoglycerate synthase codes for MIQLRSKFAPIHTILVPFVHNGPGLHALDAARQFDGEIVLVGVVVVSEEHSLSTGAAAARALRRTLRIFGKDKRITSRNRVIVSHQPWEELSNLIQDENPDLLCLEFDSHLKALSVTASDVLTRPPCDVALVRGKITGKPKQVLVPMRGGPHAELAFKVGLGLQPKGVTALHIRKPNDPEVRADAAFIGLERVLNQMPEVQKKFEVTDYAAQVILDNAKRSDVIILGTTAQPITSSASLGAVADRILHEAPCAVIAVKNGRPIPQIKFDESAGFEAISILVDKWFAENTFHADEFNNLRELVKLKEQQGVSISLALPALNEEETVGKVIRTMKKELMQRNPLLDEIVLIDSNSTDRTREIAIKEGIPVYIHQELLPDLEPRRGKGEALWKSLLVTKGDIIVWIDTDIVNIHPRFVYGIIGPLLINPQVQLVKGFYRRPLKVGQRLQAGGGGRVTELTARPLLNLFYPELSGVIQPLSGEYAGRRSALEQTAFYSGYGVETGLLIGIYEKFHLESIAQVDLLERIHHNQHLEALGKMSFAIIQTVIRKLEKRFGRAVLEDVNRSMKLIRHDGKGYLLDVEQIAEYERPPMIEVPEYLNRKR; via the coding sequence ATGATACAGCTCCGTTCAAAATTCGCACCCATTCACACCATCCTTGTGCCGTTCGTCCACAACGGTCCCGGCTTGCACGCCCTCGATGCCGCGCGTCAATTCGATGGGGAGATCGTCCTCGTCGGCGTGGTGGTGGTTTCAGAGGAACACTCCCTTAGCACAGGCGCTGCCGCGGCACGCGCATTGCGGCGTACTTTGCGCATCTTCGGCAAGGATAAACGGATCACGAGCAGGAACCGGGTGATCGTCTCGCACCAGCCCTGGGAGGAGCTTTCGAACCTGATACAGGATGAAAACCCGGATCTGCTCTGTCTTGAGTTTGATTCACACCTCAAAGCTTTGAGCGTCACCGCAAGCGACGTGTTGACTCGTCCGCCCTGTGATGTGGCTCTGGTGCGCGGAAAAATCACCGGCAAACCGAAGCAGGTCCTCGTTCCCATGAGAGGCGGTCCGCATGCCGAGTTGGCTTTCAAGGTTGGGCTGGGATTGCAGCCCAAGGGCGTGACTGCGCTTCACATCCGCAAGCCGAATGATCCCGAAGTCAGGGCGGATGCGGCTTTTATCGGGTTGGAGCGGGTGTTGAATCAAATGCCTGAAGTGCAGAAAAAGTTCGAGGTCACGGATTATGCGGCGCAGGTCATTTTGGACAACGCAAAAAGATCGGATGTCATCATTTTGGGTACGACGGCTCAACCCATCACCAGTTCTGCATCGCTCGGAGCAGTCGCGGATCGAATCCTGCACGAAGCGCCGTGTGCGGTGATCGCCGTCAAAAATGGCAGACCGATACCGCAGATCAAATTCGATGAAAGCGCGGGGTTCGAGGCGATCTCGATCCTTGTGGATAAATGGTTTGCGGAAAACACGTTTCATGCCGATGAGTTCAATAACCTGCGCGAGCTTGTAAAACTGAAGGAACAACAGGGCGTGAGCATCAGCCTTGCTTTGCCTGCATTGAACGAAGAAGAAACGGTGGGAAAAGTCATCCGCACGATGAAGAAAGAATTGATGCAGCGAAACCCGCTTTTGGATGAGATCGTGTTGATCGATTCGAATTCGACGGACCGTACGCGCGAGATCGCCATCAAGGAGGGCATACCCGTTTATATTCATCAGGAACTATTGCCGGATTTGGAACCCCGCCGCGGAAAGGGCGAAGCCCTGTGGAAAAGCTTGCTGGTGACCAAAGGCGATATCATCGTTTGGATCGATACCGACATCGTCAACATCCACCCGCGCTTTGTATACGGCATCATCGGTCCGTTGCTGATAAACCCGCAAGTGCAGTTGGTAAAGGGTTTTTACCGCAGGCCGTTGAAGGTCGGGCAGAGATTGCAGGCGGGCGGGGGAGGGCGCGTGACCGAGTTGACGGCGCGCCCGTTGTTGAATCTGTTTTACCCTGAACTTTCCGGGGTCATCCAGCCGCTTTCAGGCGAGTATGCTGGCAGGCGCAGCGCCTTGGAACAGACCGCTTTTTATTCGGGTTACGGCGTGGAGACGGGTTTGCTGATCGGCATCTATGAAAAGTTCCATTTGGAATCCATCGCCCAGGTGGACCTGCTTGAGCGCATCCATCACAACCAGCATTTGGAGGCGCTGGGCAAGATGTCCTTCGCCATCATCCAGACCGTCATCCGCAAGCTGGAGAAACGCTTCGGACGCGCCGTGCTGGAGGATGTGAACCGCTCGATGAAATTGATCCGCCACGACGGCAAGGGCTACCTGCTGGACGTGGAGCAGATCGCCGAATACGAACGCCCGCCGATGATCGAAGTGCCGGAGTATTTAAATAGGAAAAGATAA
- a CDS encoding N-acetyltransferase, translating into MQIVIRRETDEDIPGIFEVNCSAFGRVNEAELVDKLRLDHAITLSLVAMDDGQVVGHILISPVTIDSEGSQWSAVALGPMAVLPSYQKQGVGSQLIRAAFAELIRAGHFVVIVLGHPEYYPRFGFKPSKPLGIQWEISVPEDVFMVAELKDGALGGKTGVVRYHPAFNGV; encoded by the coding sequence ATGCAAATCGTAATCCGTCGTGAAACAGACGAAGACATACCTGGAATATTCGAAGTCAATTGCTCAGCCTTTGGGCGGGTCAACGAAGCCGAACTTGTGGATAAACTTCGCCTCGATCATGCGATCACTCTTTCCCTTGTTGCGATGGATGACGGTCAGGTTGTGGGACATATCCTGATCTCACCCGTAACGATCGATTCGGAGGGTTCGCAATGGAGTGCGGTTGCGCTTGGTCCCATGGCGGTTCTACCGTCTTATCAGAAGCAAGGCGTAGGGTCACAGTTGATACGGGCGGCGTTCGCGGAATTGATCAGAGCCGGGCATTTCGTTGTTATCGTCCTCGGTCATCCGGAGTACTATCCCCGTTTTGGCTTTAAACCTTCCAAACCGCTTGGGATTCAATGGGAGATCAGCGTGCCTGAAGACGTTTTCATGGTCGCGGAGTTAAAAGACGGCGCGCTAGGCGGCAAAACGGGAGTGGTACGATACCACCCAGCATTCAATGGCGTTTAA
- a CDS encoding calcium/sodium antiporter, protein MASTFISFLAGLLILILGADLLVRGASRLAAAFGVSPLAIGLTVVAIGTASPEIAVSLHAAASGQGDLMLGNVLGSNIFNILFILGITALVAPIVIAEQLIRQDAPIMLGISLLVFAFALDGRFGHLDGAVLIIGLIVYTIFALRQSRRESRAVQREYAQEFAAKEPRTARNIIVNLLFISVGLGLLIQGSVWLVNSATQIASALGVSELIIGLTIVAAGTSLPEVATSVIAAFKGESDIAVGNAVGSNIFNLLGVLGIGSIVAPDGIAVTGRALAFDFPAMVFVAMVTLPVFYIDNHISRLEGGLLFAYFLLYMTYIVTDAMNSPVFPGVALFAALFIPLTFIVLVAFAVRSARSKRA, encoded by the coding sequence ATGGCTTCAACCTTCATTTCTTTCCTTGCCGGATTATTGATTCTTATCCTCGGCGCAGACCTGCTGGTACGCGGCGCATCGCGTCTCGCCGCGGCGTTCGGCGTCTCGCCGCTTGCCATCGGGTTGACGGTTGTCGCGATTGGAACAGCATCGCCTGAGATCGCTGTTTCACTGCATGCCGCCGCCAGCGGACAAGGCGATCTGATGCTGGGCAATGTGCTCGGCTCGAACATTTTCAACATCCTGTTCATTCTCGGCATTACTGCATTGGTCGCGCCGATCGTGATCGCCGAACAACTCATCCGCCAGGACGCGCCCATCATGCTGGGAATCTCCCTGCTGGTTTTTGCGTTCGCCCTCGATGGCCGCTTTGGGCATTTGGATGGCGCGGTCCTGATAATTGGGTTGATCGTTTATACGATCTTCGCCCTTCGTCAAAGCAGGAGGGAAAGCCGGGCCGTGCAGAGGGAATATGCCCAGGAGTTCGCAGCAAAGGAACCGCGTACAGCACGCAACATCATCGTCAACCTCCTTTTCATTTCGGTTGGTTTGGGATTGCTCATCCAGGGCTCGGTCTGGCTGGTGAACTCCGCCACCCAGATCGCGAGCGCTCTGGGCGTAAGCGAGCTCATCATCGGTTTGACCATCGTCGCAGCCGGAACCTCCCTGCCCGAAGTGGCGACCTCGGTCATCGCCGCGTTCAAAGGGGAAAGTGACATCGCTGTCGGGAACGCGGTGGGAAGTAATATCTTCAACCTGCTCGGGGTTCTGGGAATTGGATCGATCGTCGCCCCGGATGGAATTGCGGTTACAGGACGTGCGCTTGCGTTCGATTTTCCTGCCATGGTCTTTGTGGCAATGGTCACACTTCCCGTCTTCTATATTGACAACCACATCTCGCGTCTCGAGGGCGGACTGTTATTTGCTTATTTCCTTCTATATATGACTTACATCGTCACGGATGCGATGAACAGCCCGGTGTTTCCGGGTGTTGCGTTGTTTGCGGCATTATTTATTCCACTGACGTTTATCGTACTGGTTGCGTTCGCGGTCAGGTCCGCCCGTTCCAAACGGGCATAG
- the nhaA gene encoding Na+/H+ antiporter NhaA, with protein MKLTKLFKEFFDSEQASGIVLILCTAASIAAANSFFGSGYYDFWHTKLGFDAGGFVLKQSLEHWINDGLMAIFFLLIGLEIERELYAGELSSLKNASLPLFAAAGGMAFPALIHFLFNRGTIFQDGIGIPMATDIAFALGVLALLGRRIPSSLKVFLAALAIVDDLGAIAVIALFYTNDLSILYLSLALGVFAGLLLLNRLKVHNLWVYLIPGLFMWYFMLKSGVHATVAGVLLAFALPFGDGGEKSPSYKLQHVLHKPVAFVIVPLFALANTSIVLNEGWVAGLASSNSVGIFLGLFLGKPLGIVLFSLMAVWLGISRLPAFISWVHVLGAGFLGGIGFTMSIFITLLAFNDPEIVQSSKIAILLTSLLAGITGFVILHRRGQARQTTSVK; from the coding sequence ATGAAATTAACCAAACTCTTCAAAGAGTTCTTTGATAGTGAGCAGGCTTCGGGGATTGTTCTGATTTTATGCACAGCCGCCTCCATTGCGGCTGCCAATTCGTTTTTTGGGAGCGGTTATTACGATTTCTGGCATACCAAGCTGGGTTTCGACGCGGGCGGGTTTGTCCTGAAACAAAGTTTGGAGCATTGGATCAACGATGGTTTGATGGCGATATTTTTCCTTTTGATCGGGCTTGAAATAGAAAGAGAGCTGTATGCGGGAGAACTGTCCAGTCTCAAAAATGCATCCCTGCCCCTATTTGCGGCGGCTGGCGGAATGGCCTTCCCTGCGCTGATCCATTTTCTCTTCAATCGCGGGACGATTTTTCAGGATGGCATCGGCATTCCGATGGCAACCGATATCGCATTTGCGCTCGGCGTCCTGGCATTGCTGGGCAGGCGGATTCCCTCTTCGCTGAAAGTATTCCTTGCGGCGCTGGCGATCGTGGATGATCTCGGCGCGATTGCCGTCATCGCCCTGTTCTACACAAACGATCTCTCGATCTTATATCTCTCGCTGGCGCTGGGTGTATTTGCAGGATTGCTTCTACTGAATCGTCTAAAGGTGCATAACCTGTGGGTGTATTTGATTCCCGGGTTGTTCATGTGGTATTTCATGCTGAAATCGGGAGTCCATGCCACGGTGGCGGGAGTCCTGCTTGCGTTTGCGCTTCCGTTCGGCGATGGCGGCGAGAAATCCCCGTCTTATAAACTTCAACATGTGTTACATAAACCCGTCGCTTTCGTCATTGTGCCGTTGTTTGCCCTGGCGAACACGAGCATTGTTCTCAACGAAGGATGGGTCGCCGGGCTGGCTTCGTCCAATAGTGTCGGTATTTTCCTGGGTTTGTTCCTTGGCAAACCGTTGGGCATTGTCCTTTTCAGTCTGATGGCGGTCTGGCTGGGGATATCACGGTTACCGGCATTTATCTCCTGGGTTCATGTGCTTGGCGCTGGTTTTTTGGGCGGCATCGGATTTACCATGTCAATCTTTATCACGCTACTGGCGTTCAACGACCCTGAAATCGTTCAAAGTTCCAAGATTGCCATCTTGCTCACCTCTCTCCTTGCAGGAATCACGGGTTTTGTCATCCTGCACAGAAGGGGACAAGCCAGGCAGACTACTTCGGTAAAATAA
- a CDS encoding alpha/beta hydrolase yields the protein MPKLNQQFQLPDGRKLGYDEYGVPNGKPIFYFHGSPSSRLECALYVNEELLQRLNVRLIAADRPGMGLSDPQPNLRMTDWAQDVVVLADHLQIERFAILAYSLGGPYGLACAFEIPQRLTKVGILSGAALFTEPDLVKNVNEGTRKFLTLPREKPWLARLFMWTALSVMPRIAPKRFVAQANTLLPAPDRPIVIDDPDFQKGFIKMVREATRQGIGGAFHESLLTVTDWGFRLQDINAPVLLWHGEADQNIPVEMARFAATVIPKCEAKFHPAEGHLSLFKKHAEEIIRALAND from the coding sequence ATGCCAAAACTGAATCAACAATTCCAACTGCCCGATGGGCGCAAACTCGGATACGATGAATACGGCGTTCCAAATGGGAAGCCGATATTTTATTTTCACGGCTCGCCCAGTTCGCGTCTCGAATGCGCATTATATGTAAATGAAGAACTCCTGCAAAGACTTAATGTCCGTTTGATCGCCGCGGACCGCCCAGGAATGGGGTTGTCCGATCCCCAGCCGAATCTCCGCATGACAGATTGGGCGCAGGATGTCGTTGTGCTGGCGGATCATTTGCAGATCGAACGATTTGCCATTCTGGCTTATTCGCTCGGCGGTCCTTATGGATTGGCTTGCGCTTTTGAGATTCCGCAGCGGCTGACGAAAGTGGGAATCCTTAGCGGCGCGGCGCTGTTCACCGAGCCCGATCTGGTAAAGAATGTCAACGAAGGGACGCGCAAGTTCCTGACCTTGCCGCGTGAAAAGCCCTGGCTCGCTCGGTTATTCATGTGGACGGCGTTGAGCGTCATGCCGCGCATCGCTCCTAAGCGGTTCGTCGCGCAAGCGAATACCTTATTGCCCGCGCCGGACCGGCCCATCGTCATTGATGATCCGGATTTCCAGAAGGGATTTATCAAGATGGTGCGCGAGGCGACAAGGCAGGGAATTGGAGGCGCATTTCATGAATCATTGTTAACGGTCACCGATTGGGGATTCCGATTGCAGGATATCAACGCTCCGGTCCTGCTCTGGCATGGGGAGGCGGATCAGAACATCCCTGTGGAGATGGCTCGTTTTGCCGCGACAGTCATCCCGAAGTGCGAGGCGAAGTTCCATCCAGCCGAAGGACATTTGTCTTTATTCAAGAAACATGCTGAAGAGATCATCCGAGCATTGGCAAATGATTGA
- a CDS encoding glycosyltransferase family 4 protein, with protein sequence MKIAILHYSVPPIVGGVESVIAHHARLMSADGHSVRLIAARGDSMNDDIPLVRIPLADSRHERVVRMKEELDRGEVTEKFETLRDELMTALQAAFASAEILIAHNVCSLNKNLALTAALHQLHAAEKMPRLILWHHDLAWTTPRYLTELHEGYPWNLLKMDWGKTTHVVVSDLRRDELSGLMKLQPGAIHVISNGVDMERFYKLEAWTRTLLEKTHLLDSLPILLLPVRVTPRKNIELALWALVGLKKDFPHAALVVTGPLGPHNANNIKYFEMLVDLRKRLGLEGSVHFLAELSDGFLPDEVIADFYRIADALFLPSREEGFGIPLIEAAFSHLPVFCADIPPLRKLGSGDAQFFTPDEDPARVAKMIADHFQTSMPARLAMRARVSFRWETIYREKIAPLLAEKG encoded by the coding sequence ATGAAGATCGCGATCCTGCATTATTCCGTTCCACCCATCGTCGGCGGCGTCGAAAGCGTCATCGCCCATCATGCGCGGCTGATGTCCGCGGATGGACATTCCGTCCGCTTGATCGCAGCGCGGGGCGATTCCATGAACGATGACATCCCGCTGGTTCGCATTCCGTTGGCGGATTCGCGCCATGAACGCGTGGTCCGAATGAAAGAGGAACTGGATCGCGGCGAAGTGACGGAAAAATTCGAGACCTTGCGCGACGAATTGATGACTGCTTTACAAGCCGCCTTCGCAAGCGCGGAAATATTGATCGCACACAACGTCTGCTCGTTGAACAAGAACCTTGCTCTCACCGCCGCGCTTCATCAATTGCATGCAGCGGAAAAAATGCCGCGCCTCATCCTTTGGCATCACGACCTTGCATGGACCACCCCGCGCTATTTGACGGAATTACACGAAGGCTATCCGTGGAATTTGCTAAAGATGGATTGGGGCAAAACCACTCATGTCGTTGTTTCTGATCTGCGGCGCGATGAACTCTCAGGCTTGATGAAACTCCAACCAGGCGCCATTCATGTCATCTCAAACGGCGTGGATATGGAGCGCTTCTATAAGCTGGAGGCATGGACGCGCACCCTGCTCGAAAAAACCCATTTGCTCGATTCGTTGCCCATTCTGCTTTTGCCCGTCCGTGTAACGCCGCGCAAGAATATCGAACTTGCCTTATGGGCGCTGGTTGGCTTGAAAAAAGATTTTCCTCACGCCGCGCTGGTCGTGACGGGACCGTTGGGACCACACAACGCGAACAATATCAAATATTTCGAGATGCTCGTCGATCTCCGCAAACGTTTGGGTTTGGAAGGTTCGGTTCATTTTCTCGCCGAATTGAGCGATGGCTTCCTGCCCGATGAAGTCATTGCGGATTTTTACCGCATTGCCGATGCGCTTTTCCTTCCGAGCCGCGAAGAGGGTTTTGGCATCCCGCTGATCGAAGCGGCGTTCAGTCACCTGCCTGTATTTTGTGCTGATATTCCGCCGCTTAGAAAACTGGGGTCGGGCGATGCCCAATTTTTCACTCCCGATGAAGACCCCGCCCGCGTTGCAAAAATGATCGCAGACCATTTTCAAACATCCATGCCTGCGCGGCTCGCCATGCGGGCGAGGGTTTCGTTCCGCTGGGAAACGATCTATCGTGAAAAGATCGCGCCGCTGCTCGCCGAAAAAGGATAA
- a CDS encoding CBS domain-containing protein — translation MNVSSCMKRNVISVSASTTVREAAAIFVKKHIGLLPVVDKNHKPIGVIGIRDLLKLEMPDFVNFVMDVDFVHDFGAVEDTRPPAATLKKTVRSMMRPVITVDEDSGLLRAYALMLQQNLHDIPVVARDGKLIGIASRVDIGVTILKTWEKVE, via the coding sequence ATGAACGTGTCCTCTTGTATGAAGCGCAATGTGATATCCGTTTCCGCGTCCACGACTGTGCGTGAAGCCGCGGCGATTTTCGTCAAGAAACATATCGGTTTGCTGCCCGTCGTGGATAAAAACCATAAACCCATCGGCGTGATCGGCATCCGTGACCTGCTCAAGCTGGAAATGCCCGACTTCGTCAACTTCGTGATGGACGTGGATTTCGTCCACGACTTTGGCGCGGTGGAGGATACCCGTCCGCCCGCTGCGACATTGAAAAAAACGGTCAGGTCGATGATGCGTCCGGTCATTACTGTGGATGAAGACTCCGGGCTTCTGCGCGCCTACGCATTGATGCTCCAGCAGAACCTGCACGATATTCCCGTCGTTGCCAGGGATGGAAAATTGATCGGCATCGCCTCGCGCGTGGATATCGGTGTGACGATCCTCAAAACATGGGAAAAGGTGGAATGA
- a CDS encoding VOC family protein, with protein sequence MKIKLSSVSIDDYDKALKFYTEMMGFQLKRDIPLGGGARWITVVSQEEPNGTELLLEPNASYPAMKALKESLVKDGIPFTAFEVNDIQKEYERMRNLGVEFTMEPTNMGTTTAAILNDTCGNLIQIYQVTGG encoded by the coding sequence ATGAAGATCAAACTGTCAAGTGTTTCGATAGACGATTACGATAAGGCTCTGAAGTTTTACACCGAGATGATGGGCTTCCAACTCAAACGGGATATTCCTTTGGGAGGAGGCGCCCGCTGGATCACTGTCGTCTCGCAGGAGGAACCCAACGGTACTGAATTACTTCTCGAACCCAATGCGAGTTACCCCGCAATGAAAGCGCTCAAAGAATCGCTCGTAAAGGATGGTATTCCGTTCACAGCGTTCGAGGTCAACGACATTCAGAAAGAATATGAGCGGATGAGGAATCTCGGCGTGGAATTCACCATGGAACCAACAAATATGGGAACGACGACCGCCGCAATACTCAATGATACGTGCGGGAATCTGATACAGATTTATCAAGTCACTGGCGGATGA
- a CDS encoding ArsB/NhaD family transporter: MEVFSVILTFTIFFGSLVLIFWEKINRSIVAIAGSVLMIGAGKIIGFYNEDLAIEAIDFNTLGLLLGMMILVALLEPTGFFEYLAVLAARASQGNPIRLFVLLGIITTILSMFLDNVTTVVLIAPVTILISEILGISPLPYLMTEALLSNVGGVATLVGDPPNVLIGSAAGLSFNDFLLYSMPIVLVSWAGALYLLQILFRKELSKRPRRSKAVMKLDPSETLNHPQTARRILIVLGAAILLFFFHHVLHVEPSLVALGAAAVSLLWVQPDLQEVLKKVEWSVLLFFGALFVMVGGLEHSGALELIVKVFEDAAGMDPVLFGIILIWIVAGLSAVVDNVPITIALIPVIQGLGELGMDIAPLWWALAFGAGFGGTGTIIGSSANIIVATLSEKTRTPITSAIWIKRGLPVMIATCAIASILYALAFPLF, encoded by the coding sequence ATGGAAGTCTTTTCCGTCATTCTCACCTTTACGATCTTCTTCGGGAGCCTGGTTCTTATTTTTTGGGAGAAGATCAATCGTTCCATCGTCGCCATCGCGGGGTCGGTGTTGATGATCGGCGCGGGCAAGATCATCGGCTTTTACAATGAAGACCTTGCCATCGAAGCCATCGACTTCAATACGCTGGGACTGCTATTGGGAATGATGATTCTCGTCGCCCTGCTCGAGCCGACCGGATTCTTCGAATACCTCGCTGTGCTCGCCGCGCGCGCCTCGCAGGGCAATCCCATCCGTTTGTTCGTGCTGCTCGGAATTATTACCACGATCCTTTCGATGTTCCTCGATAACGTGACGACCGTCGTGTTGATCGCGCCCGTCACCATCCTTATCAGCGAAATCCTTGGCATCAGTCCGCTGCCGTACCTGATGACCGAAGCCCTGCTTTCGAACGTGGGGGGTGTGGCAACGCTCGTGGGTGATCCGCCCAATGTGCTGATCGGCTCGGCGGCGGGATTGTCTTTCAACGATTTCCTGCTGTATTCCATGCCCATCGTGCTGGTTTCGTGGGCGGGCGCGCTCTATTTGCTGCAGATTCTTTTCAGGAAGGAACTATCCAAACGCCCGCGCAGGAGCAAGGCAGTGATGAAACTCGATCCTTCCGAGACGCTGAACCACCCGCAAACGGCGCGACGCATCCTGATCGTGCTTGGCGCAGCGATCCTCTTGTTCTTTTTCCATCACGTCTTGCATGTCGAACCATCGCTGGTCGCGCTCGGCGCGGCGGCGGTTTCCCTGCTCTGGGTTCAGCCTGACCTTCAGGAAGTATTGAAAAAAGTGGAATGGAGCGTCCTATTGTTCTTTGGAGCTCTCTTTGTGATGGTCGGCGGACTGGAACACTCGGGTGCCCTGGAGTTGATCGTGAAAGTGTTCGAAGACGCAGCGGGCATGGACCCGGTTCTATTTGGCATCATTCTTATCTGGATCGTCGCCGGGCTCTCCGCCGTCGTGGATAACGTACCGATCACGATCGCATTGATTCCGGTCATCCAGGGGCTTGGTGAATTGGGCATGGATATCGCTCCGCTTTGGTGGGCACTGGCGTTCGGAGCAGGATTTGGCGGCACCGGCACGATCATCGGTTCCAGCGCGAACATCATCGTTGCCACGCTATCCGAGAAAACGCGCACGCCCATCACCTCGGCGATATGGATCAAGCGCGGTCTGCCGGTCATGATCGCCACCTGCGCGATCGCGAGCATCCTTTATGCCCTGGCATTCCCTTTATTTTGA
- a CDS encoding cyclic-di-AMP receptor, whose protein sequence is MDHPKFLLLMAVVQEQDLDSATNALQKIGASSTYLASAGGFLGRRNATILVGLPADRLQDSLKILHEACRQRIEYMTLPLEGSPMPMPAPVPVTVGGATVFALPVERFEQI, encoded by the coding sequence ATGGATCATCCAAAGTTCTTATTGTTAATGGCGGTGGTGCAGGAACAGGACCTTGATTCCGCAACCAACGCCCTGCAAAAGATCGGCGCGTCATCGACGTATCTCGCAAGCGCGGGGGGATTTCTGGGCAGGCGCAACGCCACCATTTTGGTTGGCCTGCCTGCAGACCGTTTACAGGATTCGTTGAAAATTCTGCATGAAGCCTGCCGTCAGCGCATCGAATATATGACTCTGCCGTTGGAAGGCTCGCCCATGCCGATGCCCGCGCCGGTGCCTGTCACCGTTGGCGGCGCGACGGTGTTTGCTTTACCGGTGGAACGATTCGAACAGATCTAA
- a CDS encoding DUF190 domain-containing protein has protein sequence MTLPEEGFLLRIFIGESDRIDGKPLYEWLVAEAKSQGLAGATVLRGMMGFGAHSRVIHTFKIERLSEDLPMVVEIVDSSENIERFLSFAERRIKRGMLATVEKVQIRVYRSGETGS, from the coding sequence ATGACTTTACCTGAAGAGGGTTTTTTGCTTCGCATTTTCATAGGCGAGAGCGACAGAATCGATGGAAAGCCGCTTTATGAGTGGCTGGTTGCGGAAGCGAAATCGCAGGGTCTCGCAGGGGCGACTGTTCTGCGAGGGATGATGGGATTTGGCGCGCACTCCAGGGTGATTCACACATTTAAGATCGAACGCCTCTCGGAAGACCTTCCCATGGTGGTCGAAATCGTAGACAGCAGCGAAAATATCGAAAGGTTTTTATCCTTTGCCGAGAGACGGATCAAACGCGGGATGCTTGCCACTGTTGAAAAGGTGCAAATACGCGTCTATCGAAGCGGGGAGACTGGCAGTTGA